The following coding sequences are from one Verrucosispora sp. WMMD573 window:
- a CDS encoding TetR/AcrR family transcriptional regulator C-terminal domain-containing protein, giving the protein MGARRRREPLSRDRALAAAIALVDAEGMAALTMRRLAADLGVEAMSLYHHLPGKEGLLDGLVDAVVAEIVTAADQAETEADGGTWRTRLRLRFLAARTVMLRHPWAPALLSSRPAIPAGVYGYYEGILAIMIDGGFSYRIAHRALHAFGSLALGFAQEVFQPTAGAEVDADAAEAEMAELAAQLPHLAAMVAAELHDATDPTLGWCDSQTEFEFTLDLLFDGLEQARGAAGPAHRETPAAPL; this is encoded by the coding sequence GTGGACGCGGAGGGGATGGCGGCGCTGACGATGCGCCGGCTCGCCGCCGACCTCGGCGTCGAGGCGATGTCTCTCTACCACCACCTGCCCGGCAAGGAAGGGCTGCTCGACGGACTTGTCGATGCCGTGGTCGCCGAGATCGTCACGGCCGCCGACCAGGCCGAGACGGAGGCGGACGGCGGAACCTGGCGTACCCGGCTACGGCTGCGGTTCCTTGCCGCACGTACGGTCATGCTGCGGCACCCGTGGGCGCCCGCCCTGCTCAGCTCCCGCCCGGCCATCCCCGCCGGGGTGTACGGCTACTACGAAGGCATCCTCGCCATCATGATCGACGGCGGCTTCTCGTACCGGATCGCCCACCGGGCGCTGCACGCGTTCGGCAGCCTGGCCCTCGGCTTCGCGCAGGAGGTCTTCCAGCCCACCGCCGGTGCGGAGGTCGACGCCGACGCGGCGGAGGCGGAGATGGCCGAACTGGCCGCACAGCTGCCCCACCTGGCCGCGATGGTGGCCGCCGAACTGCACGACGCCACCGACCCCACCCTGGGCTGGTGTGACAGTCAGACCGAGTTCGAGTTCACCCTCGATCTGCTCTTCGACGGTCTGGAACAGGCTCGCGGCGCAGCCGGCCCGGCGCACCGGGAGACACCTGCGGCGCCACTGTGA
- a CDS encoding DUF2332 domain-containing protein, translated as MQDIGDVAEAFRTARGFGSSPLYSRLLAVVAEDRSLLELAARTRPGQQPTFALFGAVHYLLLAGARDPLAEYYPSVAGAAARPVDGCTGPAFARFCAAYSDPIASLLGTRLVQTNHVQRALVLRLGLALLRRAASAPVCVVEVGCSAGLNLRADRYAYTVGGAPVGDRSSPVQIKVEVPDASLLPDLDRLPEIADAVGIDLAPPDLTDTDDRAWLRALVWPENSHQAAQLQAAMAVVAADTPRVVAGNAIEIGHPVAATLPPGLPRLVVHTATRIHVPAKDRPAFDAAVAAFGADGPLLHLALEDDQLVAPSGRSGFGLSATDARGSRTIAVADGHLAWLEPLPPMNGTPWL; from the coding sequence ATGCAGGACATCGGTGACGTCGCGGAGGCGTTCCGTACGGCCCGTGGCTTCGGCAGCTCGCCGCTGTACAGCCGGCTGCTCGCGGTCGTCGCGGAGGACCGGTCGCTGCTCGAACTCGCGGCCCGCACCCGTCCCGGCCAGCAGCCCACGTTCGCGCTCTTCGGCGCGGTCCACTACCTGCTGCTGGCCGGGGCGCGCGATCCGCTGGCCGAGTACTACCCGTCCGTGGCCGGTGCCGCCGCTCGTCCGGTCGACGGGTGCACCGGCCCGGCCTTCGCCCGCTTCTGCGCGGCATACTCCGACCCGATCGCGTCCCTCCTCGGCACGCGCCTGGTGCAGACCAACCACGTACAGCGCGCACTGGTGCTACGGCTGGGCCTGGCGCTGCTGCGTCGCGCTGCATCCGCACCCGTGTGCGTCGTCGAGGTGGGCTGTAGCGCGGGGCTGAATCTCCGCGCCGACCGGTACGCCTACACCGTGGGCGGCGCACCGGTCGGCGACCGCAGCTCTCCGGTCCAGATCAAAGTGGAGGTGCCGGACGCCAGCCTGCTACCCGACCTGGACCGGCTACCGGAGATCGCCGACGCGGTCGGCATCGACCTGGCTCCGCCGGACCTCACCGACACCGACGACCGGGCGTGGCTGCGCGCGCTCGTATGGCCGGAGAACTCGCATCAGGCGGCGCAGTTGCAGGCGGCGATGGCCGTGGTGGCGGCCGACACGCCCCGGGTGGTGGCCGGGAACGCCATCGAGATCGGCCACCCGGTCGCGGCGACGCTTCCGCCGGGGCTGCCACGACTCGTCGTGCACACCGCGACGCGGATCCACGTGCCTGCCAAGGATCGTCCGGCGTTCGACGCCGCCGTGGCGGCCTTCGGAGCGGACGGACCGCTGCTGCACCTCGCCCTGGAGGATGATCAACTCGTCGCACCGTCCGGCCGGTCGGGCTTCGGCCTGTCCGCCACCGACGCGAGGGGAAGCCGGACCATCGCGGTCGCCGACGGCCACCTGGCCTGGCTGGAACCGCTCCCCCCGATGAACGGCACGCCCTGGCTCTAG
- a CDS encoding sodium:calcium symporter: MITGTWPLLPSVVALVAALAAILSAGRALVRTADELADRTGMGEAVAGALLLGAVTSLPGIATTVIGSVRQDAEFALANPIGGIAVQTVWLAIADLLYRRSNIEHAAASLENVLQAVVLVALLCLPVVAYATPELTVLWVHPASLLIPVIYLYGLVLLRRLRREPMWFARRTTETRQDEPAAETSGLSLRRLWFRLAALAAVVAATGYLIGQGGLGVVAASDLPSGFVGFTITTAITSLPELITLIAAVRIGALTLGIGNILGGNAFDSLMIFLADASYRPGSIYSEANLSGLLFTGMTTLMTATLTAGLLIRERRGIGFEGAAIPIIYLATVALLLLRPG, encoded by the coding sequence GTGATCACCGGTACCTGGCCGCTCCTACCCAGCGTGGTCGCGTTGGTCGCCGCCCTCGCGGCGATCCTGTCCGCCGGCCGGGCGTTGGTCCGGACGGCCGACGAACTGGCGGACCGGACCGGGATGGGCGAGGCGGTGGCCGGCGCCCTCCTGCTCGGCGCGGTGACCTCGCTGCCCGGCATCGCCACCACGGTCATCGGGTCGGTTCGGCAGGACGCCGAGTTCGCCCTCGCCAACCCGATCGGTGGCATCGCGGTGCAGACCGTGTGGCTGGCCATCGCCGACCTGCTCTACCGCCGCTCGAACATCGAGCACGCGGCGGCGTCCTTGGAGAACGTCTTGCAGGCGGTCGTGCTGGTGGCGCTGCTCTGCCTGCCCGTGGTGGCGTACGCCACCCCTGAACTCACCGTGCTCTGGGTGCACCCGGCGAGCCTGCTGATCCCGGTCATCTACCTGTACGGGCTGGTGCTGCTGCGCCGGCTGCGCCGGGAACCGATGTGGTTCGCCCGCCGCACCACGGAGACCCGTCAGGACGAGCCGGCTGCCGAGACGTCCGGGCTGAGCCTGCGTCGGCTGTGGTTCCGGCTGGCCGCCCTGGCGGCTGTGGTGGCCGCCACCGGCTACCTGATCGGGCAGGGCGGTCTCGGCGTGGTCGCCGCGTCCGATCTGCCCAGCGGCTTCGTGGGTTTCACCATCACGACGGCGATCACCTCACTGCCGGAGCTGATCACCCTCATCGCGGCGGTCCGCATCGGCGCGTTGACCCTCGGCATCGGCAACATCCTCGGCGGCAACGCCTTCGACTCCCTGATGATCTTTCTCGCCGACGCCTCCTACCGGCCCGGGTCGATCTATTCCGAGGCGAACCTGTCGGGGCTGCTCTTCACCGGCATGACCACGCTGATGACGGCCACGCTGACCGCCGGCCTGCTGATCAGGGAACGCCGGGGTATCGGCTTCGAAGGGGCCGCCATCCCGATCATCTACCTGGCCACCGTCGCGCTGCTGCTTCTGCGGCCCGGCTGA
- a CDS encoding type II toxin-antitoxin system YoeB family toxin: MYQRLRPGLAQGGFVVCDAVFDGGPLSGQHGSYSSEVQHRDREHRLVYRITKDDIEIVACRYHYGDR, encoded by the coding sequence GTGTACCAGCGCCTGCGTCCAGGACTGGCCCAGGGTGGGTTCGTGGTCTGCGATGCCGTGTTCGACGGGGGGCCGCTGTCTGGTCAGCACGGCTCGTACAGCAGCGAAGTACAACATCGCGACCGCGAACACCGGCTGGTGTACCGGATCACCAAGGACGACATCGAGATCGTCGCCTGCCGCTACCACTACGGCGACCGATAG
- a CDS encoding type II toxin-antitoxin system prevent-host-death family antitoxin, producing MERIGVRELNQNTSQVLARVSGGETVEITDRGHPIARLVPVGDDRSILAKLVAAGRAVAPTGGGSVPLPPKLGDENVDVAASLAAMRDEERW from the coding sequence ATGGAACGCATCGGTGTCCGGGAGCTGAACCAGAACACGAGCCAGGTTCTGGCTCGGGTAAGTGGCGGCGAGACCGTTGAGATCACCGACCGTGGACACCCGATCGCCCGACTTGTTCCGGTAGGCGACGACAGGTCGATACTGGCCAAGCTGGTAGCGGCAGGACGAGCCGTCGCCCCCACCGGCGGTGGCTCTGTGCCACTTCCGCCAAAACTCGGTGACGAGAACGTGGACGTGGCTGCCTCGCTCGCCGCGATGCGTGACGAGGAGCGCTGGTGA
- a CDS encoding type II toxin-antitoxin system VapC family toxin, protein MIYLDSAAVVKLVRQEMCSTDLVSWLNKHDDVPLVCSALVEVEVPRALRRSAPQALIGVPAAVGRLFRLEIDSTIRATAAAFAEPTLRSLDAIHLATAQVLTNESGTALTAFVTYDRRLLECAKEAGLPVASPGQN, encoded by the coding sequence GTGATCTATCTCGATTCAGCTGCCGTCGTCAAGCTGGTTCGGCAGGAAATGTGCAGTACCGACCTTGTCTCCTGGCTGAACAAGCACGACGACGTGCCGCTGGTCTGCTCCGCTCTTGTCGAGGTGGAAGTGCCCAGAGCGCTGCGCCGATCAGCTCCGCAAGCGTTGATCGGAGTGCCGGCCGCCGTCGGACGGCTCTTCCGACTGGAGATCGACAGCACGATCCGCGCGACCGCAGCCGCGTTCGCCGAGCCGACGCTCCGCAGCCTCGACGCCATCCACCTGGCCACCGCCCAGGTTCTGACCAACGAGTCCGGCACGGCACTGACCGCCTTCGTCACCTACGACCGGCGGCTGCTCGAATGCGCGAAAGAAGCAGGATTACCGGTAGCAAGCCCTGGCCAGAACTGA
- a CDS encoding type II toxin-antitoxin system prevent-host-death family antitoxin has product MSAEAVHYNMHDAKTHLSRIIERVEHGEEIIIDRAGTPVAKVVPLVRRANRTAVGSLAGQLDLSGDWDSPQTNAEIADFGIGA; this is encoded by the coding sequence ATGTCGGCTGAGGCCGTGCACTACAACATGCATGATGCCAAGACCCATCTGTCGCGCATCATCGAACGGGTGGAACACGGCGAGGAGATCATCATCGACCGGGCGGGCACCCCGGTGGCGAAGGTCGTACCGCTGGTCCGGCGGGCCAACCGCACCGCAGTCGGCTCCCTCGCCGGCCAACTGGACCTCTCCGGTGACTGGGACTCCCCCCAGACCAACGCCGAGATCGCCGACTTCGGCATCGGCGCATGA
- a CDS encoding type II toxin-antitoxin system VapC family toxin, with protein MNLLLDTHVALWAITGDSTLGTELLDRLRHEPDIFLSPVTLWEITIKQGTGRLAGPPDLAERVRDMGFRELPVTHAHAIAAGRLPSHHRDPFGRMLVAQAITEGLTLASRDASIALYDVDVLKV; from the coding sequence ATGAACCTGCTGCTGGACACTCACGTCGCGCTCTGGGCCATCACCGGCGACTCGACCCTCGGCACCGAGTTGCTCGACCGACTACGCCACGAGCCGGACATCTTCCTCTCCCCGGTCACCCTGTGGGAGATCACCATAAAACAGGGCACCGGGAGACTCGCCGGACCCCCTGACCTTGCAGAGCGGGTAAGGGACATGGGCTTCCGGGAACTTCCGGTGACCCACGCCCACGCCATCGCCGCCGGCCGCCTGCCGTCGCATCACCGCGATCCCTTCGGCCGCATGCTGGTGGCACAGGCAATCACCGAAGGGCTGACCCTCGCCTCCCGCGACGCGTCGATAGCGCTGTACGACGTGGACGTCCTCAAGGTCTGA
- a CDS encoding TetR/AcrR family transcriptional regulator codes for MTRALTRKGEATRARIVAGAATEIRERGVDEVRLEDVMAHTGTSKGQLFHYFPGGKEELLLAVAQHEADQVLVDQEPMLSNLTSWPAWLAWRDRLIERYLAQGVKCPLNGLLGQTGRRAPGAQAIVTGLMWRWQAAITEGIRHMQSTGDIAPEVDADRAAAALLAGIQGGVLLLLSTGKIDHLEAVLDLTIERLRAGAARNGRGGQ; via the coding sequence ATGACACGGGCGTTGACCCGCAAGGGCGAGGCGACCCGGGCGCGGATCGTCGCCGGCGCGGCAACCGAGATCCGCGAGCGCGGTGTCGATGAGGTACGCCTTGAGGATGTGATGGCCCACACCGGCACCAGCAAGGGTCAACTCTTCCACTACTTCCCTGGCGGCAAGGAGGAACTGCTGCTCGCGGTGGCCCAGCACGAGGCCGACCAGGTCCTCGTCGACCAGGAGCCGATGCTCAGCAACCTGACCTCCTGGCCCGCCTGGCTGGCGTGGCGCGACCGGCTCATCGAGCGCTACCTCGCGCAGGGCGTGAAGTGCCCGCTCAACGGTCTGCTCGGACAGACCGGCCGGCGCGCGCCGGGCGCGCAGGCGATCGTGACCGGACTCATGTGGCGCTGGCAGGCGGCGATCACCGAAGGCATCCGGCACATGCAGTCGACCGGGGACATCGCCCCCGAGGTGGACGCCGACCGCGCCGCAGCGGCGCTGCTGGCCGGCATTCAGGGCGGCGTACTGCTGCTGCTCTCCACCGGGAAGATCGATCACCTTGAGGCCGTTCTCGACCTCACCATCGAACGCCTGCGGGCTGGCGCCGCTCGGAATGGGAGGGGCGGCCAGTGA
- a CDS encoding aldo/keto reductase, with protein MNHYYLLGRSGLRVSRLALGTMNFGVDGFHAAYGKTEEESEPIFRRYLEAGGNFIDTADFYTAGESEKILGRLIDRAGVRERLVLTSKFTNTVDPTDPNASGNGRKHIMRAVAASLSRLGTDYIDLYLLHTWDRITPVEEVVHTLDDLVRAGKIRYAGLSDVPAWYAARAQSYAEAHGLAPMINLQLPYSLVSRGIEAEYVAMAQTVGMGLTAWSPIGGGLLSGKYRRTGDGLSGTGRLTNPEAGGRAVSPGEWQVIEALESVAAELGRSMAQVAINWVATQPAVASVIIGASSAEQVGSNFEALDFEIPADARRRLDEASAPILGMPYGMFTPQYQSWVVSPGLGVGDKPAGYAPPVFNGVAQPTK; from the coding sequence ATGAACCACTACTACCTGCTCGGGCGGTCCGGTCTGCGAGTCAGTCGGCTGGCGCTGGGCACCATGAACTTCGGCGTCGACGGTTTCCATGCCGCGTACGGCAAGACCGAAGAGGAGTCGGAGCCGATCTTCCGGCGATACCTGGAGGCGGGCGGGAATTTCATCGACACGGCGGACTTCTACACCGCCGGGGAGAGCGAGAAGATCCTCGGCCGCCTGATCGACCGGGCCGGCGTCCGCGAACGGCTCGTGCTCACCAGCAAGTTCACCAACACCGTCGACCCGACCGACCCGAACGCCAGCGGCAACGGCCGCAAGCACATCATGCGGGCCGTGGCGGCGTCGCTGAGTCGGCTCGGCACCGACTACATCGATCTGTACCTGCTGCACACCTGGGACCGGATCACCCCGGTCGAGGAGGTCGTGCACACCCTCGACGACCTGGTGCGCGCCGGCAAGATCCGGTACGCCGGCCTCTCCGACGTGCCCGCCTGGTACGCGGCCCGGGCGCAAAGCTACGCCGAGGCGCACGGCCTGGCCCCGATGATCAACCTGCAGCTCCCCTACTCCCTGGTCAGCCGGGGCATCGAGGCGGAGTACGTGGCGATGGCCCAGACCGTCGGCATGGGGCTCACCGCGTGGAGCCCGATCGGCGGCGGCCTGCTCAGCGGCAAGTACCGACGCACCGGCGACGGCCTGAGCGGGACCGGCCGGTTGACCAATCCCGAGGCCGGAGGTCGCGCGGTCAGCCCCGGCGAATGGCAGGTCATCGAGGCCCTGGAGAGCGTGGCCGCCGAGCTGGGTCGCAGCATGGCCCAGGTCGCGATCAACTGGGTCGCCACCCAGCCCGCCGTCGCCTCGGTGATCATCGGGGCGAGCAGCGCCGAGCAGGTCGGCAGCAACTTCGAGGCGCTCGACTTCGAGATCCCCGCCGACGCCCGTCGCCGCCTCGACGAGGCCAGCGCCCCGATCCTCGGAATGCCGTACGGCATGTTCACCCCGCAGTACCAGTCCTGGGTGGTGAGTCCCGGCCTCGGCGTCGGCGACAAGCCGGCCGGCTACGCCCCGCCGGTGTTCAACGGCGTCGCCCAACCCACCAAGTGA
- a CDS encoding ATP-grasp domain-containing protein, with protein sequence MSSPHLLVVTPGIREYREYLLQSISCAYRVHLVVTEPPTWERGYLDGWTVVADLADVGELVRVAKGIAAERDPVDGVVCWDETWILQAAHMAAALGLPGDPAVIERCRDKHRTRAALDANRVPQPRSCLVGGGDEAVAVAREIGFPVVLKPRALAGSFGVVKADDPSAVRRFVGFTAGSGRMAPELPVHERNILVEEYADGPEISVDSAVHRGEVIPLCIARKEVGFAPYFEETGHVVDPADPLWQDAALRAVVERTHTALGFSDGVTHTEMRLTPRGPKVIEVNARIGGGLIPYLNLLGGGADVGSAAAAVACGRRPPVRVAPRRAVTAIRFYYPPHDDSRIAEIAFDRASLPAAIVEHGPLAQPGEVKSPPPQGLMDGRVAYAIALGADIDGCRAALDAAGQALRVDTA encoded by the coding sequence ATGAGCTCGCCGCATCTCCTCGTCGTGACTCCCGGAATTCGCGAGTACCGGGAGTACCTGCTTCAGTCGATCAGTTGCGCATACCGGGTGCATCTGGTGGTGACTGAGCCGCCGACGTGGGAACGCGGATATCTCGACGGCTGGACGGTCGTTGCTGATCTCGCCGATGTGGGGGAGCTGGTCCGGGTCGCGAAAGGGATTGCCGCCGAGCGGGATCCGGTCGACGGGGTGGTCTGCTGGGACGAGACGTGGATCCTGCAGGCCGCGCACATGGCGGCGGCGCTCGGTCTGCCCGGGGATCCGGCGGTGATCGAGCGGTGCCGGGACAAGCACCGCACCCGCGCTGCGCTCGACGCTAACCGAGTGCCGCAGCCGCGATCGTGTTTGGTGGGCGGCGGCGACGAGGCGGTGGCGGTGGCCCGGGAGATCGGTTTTCCGGTGGTGCTCAAGCCTCGGGCGCTGGCCGGCAGCTTCGGCGTGGTGAAGGCGGACGACCCGTCGGCGGTACGCCGGTTCGTCGGGTTTACCGCCGGCAGCGGCCGGATGGCACCGGAGTTGCCCGTGCACGAGCGCAACATCCTGGTGGAGGAGTATGCCGACGGCCCGGAGATCAGTGTCGACTCGGCGGTGCACCGGGGCGAGGTAATTCCGCTCTGCATTGCCCGTAAGGAGGTCGGCTTCGCGCCGTACTTCGAGGAGACCGGGCACGTGGTCGATCCGGCGGATCCGTTGTGGCAGGACGCGGCGCTTCGCGCGGTGGTCGAGCGGACGCACACCGCCCTCGGCTTCTCAGACGGAGTGACGCACACCGAGATGAGGCTGACTCCGCGAGGGCCGAAGGTGATCGAGGTCAATGCCCGGATTGGTGGCGGGCTGATCCCGTACCTCAACCTACTGGGTGGCGGTGCGGACGTGGGCTCGGCCGCGGCGGCCGTGGCCTGCGGGCGCCGGCCGCCCGTGCGCGTCGCGCCGCGTCGCGCGGTTACCGCCATCCGCTTCTACTATCCACCTCACGACGACAGCCGGATCGCCGAGATCGCCTTCGACCGGGCCTCGCTGCCCGCCGCGATCGTCGAGCACGGGCCGCTGGCGCAGCCGGGCGAGGTGAAGTCGCCGCCGCCGCAGGGGCTTATGGACGGGCGGGTCGCGTACGCGATCGCGCTGGGCGCTGACATCGACGGGTGCCGCGCCGCGTTGGACGCAGCCGGGCAGGCGCTGCGGGTAGACACCGCCTGA
- a CDS encoding MFS transporter has translation MAEGWRRDFRFFWAGESASFFGTQVFQLAMPLTAVLTLDATPGQLGLLGAVTFAPYLVFGIPAGVLVDRWQRRGVLIMSSLAQGAAIGAIPLLAALDRLTFSWLLTMACLAGVGRVFFNIAYRSYLPAIVPPEHLTGANSRLTASESVAEIGGPGLGGLLVQIVGAPFALLVNAVTYLASAAGVTAVRTREKPVEVDRTPLRSQIAEGFRFTFGNPYLRAFLGEAASYNICWQIVQTVLVIFAVRELGMSPGTLGFMLSIGAVGALLGAAVTERVANRVGLGRTLLAAAVIGDLAPLLLPAAQRGTWAAPMFAIAFFIQGFGITACNVHTMSVRQAITPQRLLGRTNAAYLFVALGVKPVGSLLGGWLGTVAGPRSALLIGTVGLLGTSLFLILSPLRRVRTLRSILPEERTPVPAA, from the coding sequence GTGGCGGAGGGTTGGCGCCGGGACTTTCGGTTCTTCTGGGCGGGCGAGAGCGCCTCCTTCTTCGGCACCCAAGTATTTCAGCTCGCCATGCCGCTCACCGCGGTGCTGACCCTGGACGCCACCCCCGGGCAACTCGGCCTGCTCGGCGCGGTAACCTTCGCCCCGTACCTAGTCTTCGGGATACCGGCTGGCGTGCTGGTCGACCGCTGGCAGCGACGGGGCGTACTGATCATGTCCAGCCTCGCCCAGGGGGCTGCCATCGGCGCCATCCCGCTGCTCGCGGCGCTGGACCGGCTGACCTTCTCGTGGCTGCTGACGATGGCTTGCCTCGCCGGCGTCGGCCGGGTCTTCTTCAACATCGCCTACCGGTCCTACCTGCCGGCAATCGTGCCGCCCGAGCACCTCACCGGCGCAAACTCCCGCCTGACCGCCAGCGAGTCGGTGGCGGAGATCGGCGGTCCCGGCCTCGGTGGCCTGCTGGTGCAGATCGTCGGCGCGCCGTTCGCGCTGCTCGTCAACGCTGTCACCTACCTGGCGTCGGCCGCCGGCGTCACCGCAGTACGCACCCGGGAGAAGCCGGTCGAGGTCGATCGGACGCCGCTGCGGTCGCAGATCGCCGAGGGTTTCCGGTTCACCTTCGGCAACCCGTACCTGCGGGCGTTCCTCGGCGAGGCGGCCAGCTACAACATCTGCTGGCAGATCGTGCAGACCGTATTGGTGATCTTCGCCGTCCGGGAGCTGGGCATGAGCCCCGGCACGCTGGGCTTCATGCTCTCCATCGGAGCGGTCGGTGCCCTGCTGGGCGCGGCCGTCACCGAACGCGTCGCGAATCGGGTCGGTCTCGGGCGTACGCTGCTAGCCGCCGCGGTCATCGGCGACCTCGCGCCACTGCTGCTGCCGGCGGCCCAGCGGGGCACCTGGGCGGCACCGATGTTCGCGATCGCGTTCTTCATCCAAGGCTTTGGGATCACCGCGTGCAACGTGCACACCATGAGCGTGCGGCAGGCCATCACGCCGCAGCGGCTGCTCGGCCGCACGAATGCCGCGTACCTCTTCGTGGCGCTCGGCGTCAAGCCAGTGGGTTCGTTGCTCGGTGGCTGGCTCGGCACGGTGGCCGGGCCCCGCAGCGCCCTGCTGATCGGCACGGTGGGGCTGCTGGGCACCAGCCTGTTCCTCATCCTCTCCCCGCTGCGCCGCGTCCGTACCCTGCGCAGCATTCTGCCCGAGGAGCGAACACCCGTGCCCGCCGCGTGA
- a CDS encoding ATP-grasp domain-containing protein, producing MGNRRTIALVDPYGAVNKLAAAFTDAGLECVRVQSTPQPPPSYGEADLNGYADNVVHDGTFDHLAARLAALRPVAVVVGSEIGVEFTDQLNETLGLPGNGTALSEARRDKFVQIETLRAAGLPTTRQLQVAGPDQLADWHRQLGGRIVVKPVRSARNDGVAFCDTPDQSRAAYHHIMSRNSVFDVPNESVVAQEYLQGVEFVVNTVSCRGHHRITDMWRYQKITVNGIRDRINGMTSTPPTDPDWEPIAEYSYQVLNALGIQYGPVHLEVMLTVDGPRLVEAGARLCGADVARYAVMLTGESQIDRTAQAYADPDRFIAEHRKPYALDNHGAMAFFASPVEGRLRGYPHVHLIEELTSCQGVTLRFKPGEQLVRTVDDESEPVTVGLIHPDRSVMLQDFATVCYLDGFGFYDIDPGQ from the coding sequence ATGGGTAACCGGCGCACGATCGCTCTCGTCGACCCGTACGGCGCGGTCAACAAGCTGGCGGCGGCCTTCACTGACGCCGGGCTGGAGTGCGTACGGGTCCAGTCCACGCCGCAGCCGCCGCCCTCCTACGGCGAGGCCGACCTAAACGGCTACGCCGACAACGTCGTTCACGACGGCACATTTGACCACCTGGCGGCACGGCTGGCAGCCCTGCGACCAGTGGCCGTCGTGGTTGGCAGCGAGATCGGCGTGGAATTCACCGACCAGCTCAACGAGACACTCGGTCTGCCCGGCAACGGCACCGCGCTGAGCGAGGCCCGACGCGACAAGTTCGTCCAGATCGAGACGCTGCGGGCGGCAGGGCTGCCGACCACACGGCAGCTGCAAGTCGCCGGCCCGGATCAGTTGGCGGACTGGCACCGTCAGCTCGGCGGGCGGATCGTGGTCAAGCCGGTGCGCAGCGCCCGCAACGACGGGGTCGCCTTCTGCGACACGCCCGACCAGTCGCGAGCCGCCTACCACCACATCATGTCCCGCAACAGCGTCTTCGACGTGCCCAACGAAAGTGTGGTGGCCCAGGAATACCTGCAGGGCGTGGAGTTCGTGGTGAACACCGTCAGCTGCCGAGGCCACCACCGGATCACCGACATGTGGCGCTACCAGAAGATCACCGTCAACGGCATCCGGGACCGGATCAACGGCATGACCTCCACACCACCGACCGACCCCGACTGGGAGCCGATCGCCGAGTACTCCTACCAAGTGCTCAACGCGCTGGGGATCCAGTACGGTCCGGTGCATCTCGAGGTGATGCTGACCGTCGACGGACCACGATTGGTCGAGGCGGGCGCGCGACTGTGCGGCGCCGATGTCGCCCGCTACGCCGTGATGCTGACCGGCGAGTCGCAGATCGACCGCACCGCACAGGCATACGCCGACCCGGACCGCTTCATCGCCGAGCATCGCAAGCCGTACGCCCTGGACAACCACGGCGCCATGGCGTTCTTCGCCTCCCCGGTCGAGGGCCGGCTCCGCGGCTACCCGCACGTGCACCTGATCGAGGAGCTGACGAGCTGCCAGGGGGTCACCCTGCGGTTCAAGCCCGGCGAGCAGCTCGTCCGGACCGTCGACGACGAGAGCGAGCCGGTGACGGTGGGCCTGATCCACCCGGACCGGTCGGTCATGCTTCAGGATTTCGCCACTGTCTGCTACCTCGACGGGTTCGGTTTCTACGACATCGATCCTGGGCAGTGA